A window of the Parabacteroides merdae ATCC 43184 genome harbors these coding sequences:
- the mobC gene encoding conjugal transfer protein MobC, giving the protein MSQQEDDLRALAKIMDFLRAVSIILVVMNVYWFCYEAIRLWGVNIGVVDKILLNFDRTAGLFHSILYTKLFSVLLLALSCLGTKGVKGEKITWGRIWTAFAVGFVLFFLNWWLLPLPLPLEAVTGLYVLTIGTGYVCLLMGGLWMSRLLKHNLMEDVFNNENESFMQETRLIESEYSVNLPTRFYYRKRWNNGWINVVNPFRASIVLGTPGSGKSYAVVNNFIKQQIEKGFSQYIYDFKYPDLSTIAYNHLLNHPDGYKVKPKFYVINFDDPRRSHRCNPIHPDFMEDITDAYESAYTIMLNLNKTWVQKQGDFFVESPIILFASIIWYLKIYQNGKFCTFPHAIEFLNRRYEDIFPILTSYPELENYLSPFMDAWLGGAAEQLMGQIASAKIPLSRMISPQLYWVMSDSEFTLDINNPEEPKILCVGNNPDRQNIYGAALGLYNSRIVKLINKKGMLKSSVIIDELPTIYFKGLDNLIATARSNKVAVCLGFQDFSQLVRDYGDKEAKVVMNTVGNIFSGQVVGETAKTLSERFGKVLQKRQSISINRQDVSTSINTQMDALIPPSKISGLTQGMFVGSVSDNFNERIEQKIFHCEIVVDAEKVKREESAYKKIPVITNFTDEDGNDRMKETVQANYRRIKEEVKQIVQEELERIKNDPVLCKLLPDNETV; this is encoded by the coding sequence ATGTCACAACAAGAAGACGATTTGAGGGCATTGGCGAAAATCATGGATTTTCTGCGTGCCGTGAGTATCATTTTAGTGGTCATGAACGTGTACTGGTTCTGCTACGAAGCCATCCGGCTGTGGGGCGTGAACATCGGCGTGGTGGACAAAATCCTTCTGAACTTCGACCGCACGGCGGGGCTGTTCCATTCCATTCTCTACACGAAGCTGTTTTCCGTCCTTTTGCTTGCCTTGTCCTGTCTGGGTACGAAGGGTGTCAAGGGTGAGAAAATCACTTGGGGGAGAATCTGGACAGCATTTGCCGTCGGGTTCGTGCTGTTTTTCCTGAACTGGTGGTTGCTGCCCCTGCCGCTGCCGCTTGAAGCGGTGACGGGACTGTATGTCCTTACCATTGGAACGGGCTATGTCTGCCTGTTGATGGGTGGTCTGTGGATGAGCCGCCTGTTGAAACACAATTTGATGGAGGATGTTTTCAACAACGAGAACGAGAGTTTCATGCAGGAAACGAGGCTTATCGAAAGCGAGTATTCGGTCAATCTGCCGACACGTTTCTATTACAGGAAACGCTGGAACAACGGTTGGATCAATGTAGTTAATCCCTTCCGTGCGTCCATCGTGTTGGGTACGCCGGGCAGCGGCAAGTCCTATGCCGTGGTAAACAATTTTATCAAGCAACAGATTGAAAAGGGCTTTAGTCAATACATCTACGATTTCAAGTATCCCGACCTATCTACTATTGCCTACAACCATTTGCTGAACCACCCGGACGGCTACAAGGTAAAGCCGAAGTTCTATGTGATCAACTTCGACGACCCGCGACGCTCTCATCGGTGCAATCCCATTCACCCGGATTTTATGGAAGATATTACGGATGCCTATGAGAGTGCCTACACAATAATGCTCAACCTCAATAAAACGTGGGTGCAAAAGCAGGGCGACTTCTTCGTGGAGTCACCTATCATTCTGTTTGCCAGTATTATCTGGTATCTCAAAATCTATCAGAACGGGAAGTTTTGCACGTTTCCCCATGCTATCGAGTTTCTGAACCGCCGTTACGAGGATATATTTCCGATACTGACCTCTTATCCGGAGCTGGAGAACTACCTTTCGCCGTTCATGGATGCGTGGCTTGGAGGGGCTGCGGAGCAGCTCATGGGTCAGATAGCGTCGGCAAAAATCCCGCTTTCGAGGATGATTTCACCGCAGCTCTACTGGGTGATGTCAGACAGCGAGTTTACGCTGGACATCAACAATCCCGAAGAGCCGAAAATCCTCTGCGTGGGTAACAATCCCGACCGTCAGAATATCTACGGTGCGGCACTCGGTCTGTATAATTCCCGTATCGTGAAGCTCATCAACAAGAAGGGGATGCTGAAGTCATCGGTCATCATCGACGAGTTGCCCACAATATACTTCAAAGGGTTGGACAATCTTATAGCTACCGCCCGAAGCAACAAGGTTGCCGTGTGTCTGGGCTTTCAGGATTTCAGCCAGTTAGTGCGTGACTACGGGGACAAAGAGGCGAAAGTGGTGATGAACACTGTCGGCAATATTTTCTCCGGTCAGGTGGTGGGGGAAACAGCCAAGACGCTCTCCGAGCGGTTCGGTAAGGTGTTGCAGAAACGGCAGTCCATCTCCATCAACCGGCAGGATGTTTCCACCTCCATCAACACGCAGATGGACGCGCTCATTCCACCGAGTAAGATTTCCGGGCTTACGCAGGGAATGTTTGTCGGTTCTGTATCCGACAACTTCAACGAGCGTATCGAGCAGAAGATTTTTCATTGCGAGATTGTGGTGGATGCCGAAAAGGTGAAACGGGAAGAAAGTGCCTACAAGAAAATTCCCGTCATTACAAACTTCACGGACGAGGACGGCAACGACCGCATGAAGGAAACGGTGCAGGCGAACTACCGGCGCATCAAGGAAGAGGTGAAGCAGATTGTGCAGGAGGAACTGGAGCGTATCAAAAACGATCCGGTGCTGTGTAAACTGCTACCAGATAATGAGACTGTCTAA
- a CDS encoding P-loop NTPase fold protein has translation METKLQSKQQYPRFIQNKPCGIDKFDGGSQERLAKTIARHFCQNDSLDEECTLPRIIGIEGIWGSGKSNVVKMLERELSDDYYFFEYDAWGHQEDLQRRSILELLTSKLIDDGILSGNATIKVKGGGTKTVSWSEKLKYLLARKTETVTEKYPLISNGMVAAFLVAVLTPIFTFIAYAVKPTPTTWWFSLLSIIIAALPVLIALCVWKWAYSKDHKYGWSYMLAIYQDKVEKDVCYETLSEDEPTVYEFKTWMQDISDFIKEKGQRKLVLVFDNMDRLPAEKVKELWSSIHTFFADSGFENVWAVIPFDETHLACAFGDETDEQTKQLTKYFINKTFPIVYRVAPPVITDYRSIFNKLFVEAFGETENEAKETINRIFRLVNPNANVREIISYINEMVALKQEWCNEILMINIALFCLKKTDILANPVEQILSGDYLNGIQTIINNDLQTQREIAALVYGVDVEDARQIPLKKYIEGCINGEEDHDINQYAETNKQFDTVLEEVIQCMDNALIDKIIHCLHKLTRKSDVILRVWQRIAQLKLKESIEKQVFPVEYQELLLHLDTESQNHVIAQLYKKIVRFNDFNGGDYFKTLDAIDRFIAQNKLACDFTSLIEAKTVKPNTFIDYIQAANATDAAYRDNATTKAYKYYQVATNSEALDNYLANLLPDNFDHADIVKTLKDNSTYTFPTLLQAITNCIDEQNVNKDNIGAIFTTYRLLASDEERPLPVTLDSTYINQLHSELETDGRNIKESGYYDLVAMQLAHGHSVSLIEGGDIKYVAELMDYYVDHGDLLVNSVGWNIPLLNETLQYMVNHKLGYKLLLSDILPQFEDIKNRIGVTDEVFIEHLAEWNTDLDKYITKNNIKDVIPDASFYDLTTKISNVLTDHINKIAFEALSEISVDTLYAQRTAHTSYYWFVAIKHLLAKIKSLPDNLTEFGKKILMDIASGTQSLNPFPNCFKNIVERLDKRKIKSTVTDIRNDFCIGKKTINAIKFQFFETWLRSHGNLKSQAGDVIDKIVKPVISDGACRSLILQNKDFYMDLINTAGDDAYELKKSLRNLIQKDSDPQLVKFVNSIDSVPEVETA, from the coding sequence ATGGAAACAAAACTACAATCCAAACAGCAATATCCGCGGTTTATCCAAAATAAACCGTGTGGTATTGACAAATTCGATGGAGGTTCGCAAGAAAGGTTGGCAAAAACTATTGCTCGCCATTTTTGTCAGAATGATTCATTGGATGAGGAATGTACTTTACCTCGAATTATCGGCATCGAAGGTATTTGGGGATCTGGAAAATCCAACGTGGTTAAAATGTTGGAACGTGAATTATCAGACGACTATTACTTTTTTGAGTATGACGCATGGGGACATCAAGAGGACTTGCAACGCCGCTCTATATTGGAATTGCTTACAAGCAAACTTATTGATGATGGTATCCTATCTGGAAATGCAACAATAAAAGTCAAAGGTGGAGGTACGAAAACCGTATCATGGTCTGAAAAGCTGAAATATTTATTAGCCCGTAAAACGGAGACCGTAACCGAAAAATATCCCCTTATCAGTAATGGTATGGTTGCGGCATTTTTGGTTGCAGTTTTAACTCCGATATTTACATTTATTGCGTATGCAGTAAAACCTACACCCACAACATGGTGGTTTTCTTTATTGTCTATTATCATAGCTGCACTGCCAGTTCTTATTGCATTGTGCGTTTGGAAATGGGCATATAGCAAAGATCATAAATATGGATGGAGTTATATGTTAGCTATTTATCAAGATAAAGTCGAAAAGGACGTTTGCTATGAGACTTTGAGCGAAGACGAACCAACGGTTTACGAGTTCAAAACATGGATGCAAGACATTTCTGATTTTATCAAGGAAAAAGGACAACGTAAATTAGTCCTTGTTTTTGACAACATGGATCGTCTCCCCGCTGAAAAAGTAAAAGAATTATGGTCTTCTATCCATACGTTCTTCGCCGATAGCGGTTTTGAAAATGTTTGGGCTGTTATTCCTTTCGATGAAACACATTTAGCTTGTGCATTCGGAGATGAGACCGACGAACAAACGAAACAACTGACCAAGTATTTTATCAATAAAACTTTCCCTATTGTTTATCGTGTTGCTCCTCCTGTTATTACCGACTATCGAAGTATATTCAACAAACTGTTTGTTGAAGCATTTGGAGAAACAGAAAATGAAGCGAAAGAAACTATAAATCGGATATTCAGATTGGTAAATCCTAATGCCAATGTTAGGGAAATTATATCATATATCAATGAGATGGTCGCTCTTAAACAAGAGTGGTGTAACGAAATTTTGATGATAAACATAGCATTGTTCTGTTTGAAGAAGACGGATATTCTGGCAAATCCAGTAGAACAAATATTGTCCGGCGACTATCTGAATGGCATTCAAACAATAATTAACAATGATCTGCAAACACAACGCGAAATTGCAGCTTTGGTATATGGTGTCGATGTTGAAGATGCTCGACAAATTCCATTGAAAAAATATATTGAAGGCTGCATCAACGGAGAAGAAGACCACGACATAAATCAATATGCAGAGACTAATAAACAATTTGACACTGTATTAGAAGAAGTTATACAATGTATGGACAATGCGCTTATCGATAAGATTATACATTGTTTGCATAAATTAACTCGAAAGAGCGATGTTATTCTGCGTGTATGGCAAAGAATAGCACAATTGAAATTAAAAGAATCCATAGAGAAGCAGGTGTTCCCTGTCGAATACCAAGAACTGCTGTTGCATTTAGACACGGAAAGCCAAAACCATGTGATTGCTCAATTATATAAGAAGATAGTTCGGTTCAATGACTTCAATGGCGGCGACTATTTCAAAACGTTAGATGCAATAGACAGGTTTATTGCGCAAAATAAGTTGGCGTGCGATTTTACGTCATTGATTGAAGCAAAAACAGTCAAGCCAAATACATTTATCGATTATATTCAAGCTGCAAATGCAACAGATGCTGCCTATCGGGATAACGCGACAACTAAAGCATATAAATATTATCAAGTAGCAACAAATTCGGAGGCGCTCGATAATTATTTGGCAAACTTACTACCCGATAATTTCGACCATGCAGATATTGTAAAAACGTTAAAAGATAATTCTACCTATACGTTTCCAACGCTTTTGCAAGCGATCACGAATTGCATTGATGAACAGAATGTAAATAAAGATAATATAGGGGCTATATTTACAACCTATCGTTTATTGGCATCTGACGAAGAAAGACCTTTACCTGTAACGTTAGATTCAACCTACATAAATCAGTTGCATTCTGAATTAGAAACTGATGGCCGAAACATTAAAGAGTCTGGATATTACGATTTAGTCGCCATGCAATTGGCACATGGTCATTCCGTTTCCTTAATAGAGGGTGGAGATATAAAATATGTTGCAGAACTCATGGACTATTATGTGGATCATGGAGACTTATTAGTAAATAGTGTGGGATGGAATATACCGCTATTAAATGAAACACTACAATACATGGTAAATCATAAACTTGGCTATAAATTATTGCTCTCAGACATATTGCCCCAATTTGAAGATATTAAGAACAGAATAGGTGTAACGGATGAGGTATTTATCGAGCATTTAGCAGAGTGGAATACCGATTTGGATAAGTATATCACTAAGAACAATATTAAAGATGTAATTCCTGACGCATCTTTTTACGATTTGACCACTAAAATAAGCAATGTCCTGACCGATCATATCAATAAAATAGCGTTCGAAGCGTTGTCTGAAATAAGTGTTGATACATTATACGCCCAAAGAACAGCACATACATCATATTATTGGTTTGTCGCAATAAAACATTTACTGGCTAAAATCAAATCCTTGCCAGATAACTTGACTGAATTTGGCAAAAAGATTCTGATGGATATTGCTTCTGGAACTCAAAGTTTGAATCCTTTCCCTAATTGTTTCAAGAATATAGTTGAAAGATTGGATAAACGAAAAATTAAATCGACAGTTACCGATATAAGAAATGATTTCTGCATCGGTAAAAAGACTATCAATGCAATAAAGTTTCAATTTTTCGAAACATGGCTTAGATCGCATGGTAATTTGAAAAGTCAAGCTGGAGACGTTATTGATAAAATAGTGAAACCTGTAATTTCCGATGGGGCATGCCGTTCATTGATTCTGCAAAACAAAGATTTTTATATGGATTTAATAAATACAGCAGGGGATGATGCTTATGAATTGAAAAAGAGTCTCCGAAACCTCATACAAAAAGATTCAGATCCGCAATTGGTTAAATTTGTCAATTCGATAGATTCAGTACCTGAGGTTGAAACCGCGTAA
- a CDS encoding ATP-binding protein, which produces METVNRILQEKITARIAPNKAVLIFGARRVGKTVMMRKIVDNYSGRTMMLNGEDYDTLALLENRSIANYRHLLDGIDLLAIDEAQNIPQIGSILKLIVDEIPGISVLASGSSSFDLLNKTGEPLVGRSTQFLLTPFSQREIAQTETALETRQNLEARLIYGSYPEVVMMENYERKTDYLRDIVGAYLLKDILAIDGLKNSSKMRDLLRLIAFQLGSEVSYEELGKQLGMSKTTVEKYLDLLEKVFVIYRLGAYSRNLRKEVTKAGKWYFYDNGIRNAIIGAFSPLAIRQDVGALWENYIIGERRKANFNEGLHREFYFWRTYDKQEIDLIEESADSLTALEFKWGNKMPAAPKAFQEAYPYAEFHVVNRENYLEFV; this is translated from the coding sequence ATGGAAACAGTAAATAGAATACTTCAAGAGAAGATTACAGCACGAATCGCGCCCAATAAAGCAGTACTGATTTTTGGTGCTCGCCGTGTTGGTAAAACGGTAATGATGCGTAAAATTGTGGACAACTATTCAGGTAGGACGATGATGCTCAACGGCGAAGACTACGACACATTAGCACTATTGGAGAATCGCTCAATAGCCAATTATCGGCATTTATTGGATGGTATTGATTTGCTGGCTATTGATGAGGCACAGAACATACCACAAATCGGTAGTATTCTGAAGTTGATAGTTGATGAAATACCGGGAATAAGTGTCTTGGCAAGTGGTTCTTCGTCATTCGATTTGCTGAATAAGACTGGTGAACCGTTGGTCGGCCGCAGTACGCAATTTCTCCTTACACCATTCTCGCAACGGGAAATCGCACAGACGGAAACGGCACTTGAAACCCGCCAGAACCTCGAAGCGCGCTTGATTTACGGTTCCTATCCCGAAGTAGTAATGATGGAGAACTATGAACGTAAAACAGACTACCTACGTGATATTGTCGGTGCATACCTGCTTAAAGATATCTTAGCAATTGACGGCTTAAAAAATTCGAGCAAGATGCGCGATCTACTGCGATTGATAGCTTTTCAGTTGGGCAGCGAAGTTTCTTACGAAGAGTTAGGTAAACAACTCGGCATGAGCAAGACGACCGTTGAAAAATACCTCGACCTATTGGAAAAGGTCTTCGTTATCTATCGTCTGGGGGCTTATTCGCGTAACCTACGCAAGGAGGTTACAAAAGCTGGCAAGTGGTACTTCTACGACAACGGCATTCGCAATGCCATTATCGGGGCTTTCTCACCGCTGGCCATTCGGCAGGATGTCGGTGCGCTGTGGGAGAACTACATCATCGGAGAGCGGCGCAAAGCGAACTTCAATGAGGGACTGCACAGGGAGTTCTATTTCTGGCGCACCTACGACAAACAGGAAATCGACCTGATTGAGGAGAGTGCCGACAGTCTTACCGCCTTGGAGTTCAAGTGGGGAAATAAAATGCCGGCCGCACCGAAAGCCTTCCAAGAAGCCTATCCCTATGCCGAGTTTCATGTGGTAAATCGGGAGAATTATTTGGAGTTCGTATAA
- a CDS encoding RteC domain-containing protein has protein sequence MNYFLLAETDFFRLINEAGDCNMETAYTAFATQVIELCNGGMDMNLTVIALAYIEIELQHHPVRNLSEEKREIAAYVSKALSFVRKMQKFLATPQVPPLISANNATETTASLLQWTGNAIDLVELIYGIDVMGCINNGNMPLKQLAPLLYKIFGVDSKDCYRFYTDIKRRKNESRTYFIDRMQEKLNERMLRDEELERMRK, from the coding sequence ATGAATTATTTCTTGCTGGCGGAAACCGACTTTTTCCGCCTGATAAACGAAGCCGGCGACTGCAATATGGAAACGGCATACACGGCTTTCGCCACCCAAGTGATCGAACTGTGCAACGGCGGCATGGACATGAACCTTACCGTCATCGCGCTTGCCTACATCGAAATCGAGTTGCAGCACCATCCCGTACGTAATCTGTCAGAAGAAAAAAGAGAGATTGCCGCCTACGTCAGCAAGGCTCTGTCTTTCGTAAGAAAGATGCAGAAATTCCTTGCCACGCCCCAAGTGCCACCACTAATATCCGCCAACAACGCAACAGAAACCACCGCCAGCCTTCTTCAATGGACGGGCAATGCCATCGACCTCGTGGAACTTATCTACGGCATAGACGTGATGGGCTGCATCAACAACGGCAATATGCCGCTCAAACAGCTCGCCCCACTTCTCTATAAGATATTCGGGGTTGATTCTAAAGACTGCTACCGCTTCTACACTGATATCAAACGCCGGAAGAACGAAAGCCGCACCTATTTCATTGACAGGATGCAGGAAAAACTGAACGAGAGAATGTTGCGTGATGAGGAGTTGGAGCGGATGAGAAAATAA
- a CDS encoding dihydrofolate reductase family protein: MGKVQILAVLTMDGCLSSELYDKAHQDLCLDRCGLDEIRKKAFYRVTPDYSISMLHEWRKDCTNIRYLAEATPDTADYINGLLRMHAVDEIILYTVPFISGSGRHFFKSALPEQHWTLSSLKSYPNGVCRIIYILDKKAR, encoded by the coding sequence ATGGGTAAAGTTCAGATTCTCGCCGTACTGACGATGGACGGATGTCTTTCTTCAGAGTTATATGATAAAGCACATCAGGATTTGTGCCTTGACCGTTGCGGTCTTGATGAAATCAGGAAGAAAGCCTTTTACCGTGTGACACCGGACTATTCCATTTCAATGCTGCACGAATGGAGAAAAGACTGCACAAACATCCGTTACCTCGCGGAAGCCACACCGGACACGGCAGACTATATAAACGGACTGCTGCGGATGCACGCTGTGGATGAAATCATACTATACACCGTTCCTTTCATATCCGGAAGCGGACGACATTTTTTTAAGTCGGCTCTGCCAGAGCAACACTGGACGCTTTCCTCTTTGAAAAGCTATCCCAACGGTGTATGTCGCATTATCTATATCCTTGATAAAAAAGCAAGATAG
- a CDS encoding sigma-54-dependent transcriptional regulator — MNKTKIIVVEDNIVYCEYVCNMLSREGYRNMKAYHLSTAKKHLQQATDNDIVVADLRLPDGSGIDLLCWMRKEGKMQPFIIMTDYAEVNTAVESMKLGSIDYIPKQLVEDKLVPLIRSILKERQAGQRRMPIFAREGSAFQKIMHRIRLVAATDMSVMIFGENGTGKEHIAHLLHDKSKRAGKPFVAVDCGSLSKELAPSAFFGHVKGAFTGADNAKKGYFHEAEGGTLFLDEVGNLALETQQMLLRAIQERRYRPVGDKADRNFNVRIIAATNEDLEVSVNEKRFRQDLLYRLHDFGITVPPLRDCQEDIMPLAEFFRDMANRELECSVSGFSSEARKALLTHAWPGNVRELRQKVMGAVLQAQEGVVMKEHLELAVTKPTSTVSFALRNDAEDKERILRALKQANGNRSVAAELLGIGRTTLYSKLEEYGLKYKFKQS; from the coding sequence ATGAATAAGACAAAAATAATTGTGGTGGAAGACAACATCGTGTATTGCGAATATGTCTGCAATATGCTGTCACGGGAGGGCTACCGCAATATGAAGGCTTACCACCTCTCAACCGCGAAGAAACATCTGCAACAGGCAACAGATAATGATATCGTGGTTGCCGACCTGCGTCTGCCTGACGGCAGTGGCATAGACCTTTTGTGCTGGATGCGAAAGGAGGGAAAGATGCAGCCCTTCATCATTATGACCGACTACGCCGAAGTTAATACCGCCGTGGAAAGCATGAAACTCGGCTCGATAGACTATATTCCCAAACAGCTTGTGGAGGATAAACTTGTCCCCCTGATCCGTTCCATACTGAAAGAACGTCAGGCAGGACAACGCCGTATGCCTATATTCGCCCGTGAAGGTTCCGCCTTTCAGAAAATCATGCACCGCATAAGGCTGGTAGCCGCCACCGATATGAGCGTGATGATATTTGGTGAGAACGGCACGGGCAAGGAGCATATTGCCCACCTGTTGCATGACAAGAGCAAACGTGCAGGCAAGCCATTTGTGGCGGTGGACTGCGGTTCACTCTCCAAAGAGCTTGCACCGTCGGCTTTCTTCGGACACGTCAAAGGTGCATTTACAGGTGCGGACAATGCCAAGAAAGGATATTTCCATGAGGCGGAAGGCGGCACGTTGTTTCTGGACGAGGTAGGAAACCTCGCGTTGGAAACCCAACAGATGTTGCTCCGTGCCATACAGGAGAGGCGGTATCGCCCGGTCGGAGACAAGGCAGACCGGAATTTCAATGTCCGCATCATCGCTGCTACCAATGAAGATTTGGAGGTATCGGTGAATGAAAAGCGTTTTCGGCAGGATCTTCTGTACCGCCTGCACGACTTCGGGATAACCGTTCCTCCGTTGCGTGACTGTCAAGAAGACATTATGCCGCTGGCAGAGTTCTTCCGTGATATGGCAAACAGAGAGCTGGAGTGTAGCGTGAGCGGGTTCAGTTCCGAAGCACGTAAAGCGTTGCTGACACACGCATGGCCGGGCAACGTGCGGGAACTTCGGCAGAAAGTTATGGGTGCTGTATTGCAGGCGCAGGAAGGTGTTGTCATGAAAGAGCATCTGGAACTTGCCGTGACGAAACCGACCTCTACTGTCAGCTTCGCCTTGCGCAATGACGCGGAGGATAAGGAGCGGATATTGCGTGCGTTGAAACAGGCAAACGGCAACCGGAGTGTCGCCGCAGAACTGCTCGGCATAGGCAGGACAACACTATACAGCAAACTTGAAGAGTATGGACTTAAATATAAATTCAAGCAATCATAG